A single genomic interval of Aedes aegypti strain LVP_AGWG chromosome 1, AaegL5.0 Primary Assembly, whole genome shotgun sequence harbors:
- the LOC110674098 gene encoding uncharacterized protein LOC110674098: MAFIYKVFGVLCVVAVVAALPAEDTRTSRNAINTEGDLMGSIYKDCLQSDSVSCVKYKIFSFFDKVVAKRSTFSLTDGVTVVQTPGVETDGAPRSLSGDESIEQLILSRIQSFLSTHTIKVDLKGSDIVNAVTSTGRALEDVSENLLDDGEDAAAAEGRGKKKKAAKILGPLLLAVALKAAALLPLLLGAIALIAGKALLIGKIALVLSAIIGLKKLLSQEKHVTYEVVAHPHHTTSHTSSHGDAYSLGGSYGGGETGYGGGSSGHGGGWGRSIQDAQDLAYGAQKP; this comes from the coding sequence ATGGCGTTCATTTACAAAGTTTTTGGAGTGTTATGTGTGGTGGCAGTAGTGGCAGCCTTACCAGCAGAAGATACCCGTACCTCGCGAAATGCCATCAATACTGAGGGTGATTTGATGGGCAGTATTTACAAGGATTGCTTGCAGTCTGATTCGGTGTCCTGTGTCAAGTATAAGATCTTCAGCTTCTTCGACAAGGTTGTGGCCAAGCGTAGCACATTCTCGTTAACTGATGGAGTGACTGTTGTGCAAACCCCAGGAGTTGAAACTGATGGAGCACCACGTTCTTTGAGCGGAGATGAGTCCATTGAGCAGTTGATCCTGTCCCGTATCCAGAGCTTCCTGTCTACCCACACCATCAAGGTTGACCTGAAGGGTTCGGATATCGTTAATGCCGTCACTTCGACTGGACGTGCCTTGGAAGATGTGAGCGAAAACTTGTTGGATGATGGTGAAGATGCCGCTGCTGCTGAAGGTCgtggcaagaagaagaaggccgcCAAGATCCTGGGCCCACTTCTATTGGCTGTTGCTCTGAAGGCCGCTGCCCTTCTGCCACTGCTGTTGGGAGCTATTGCTCTGATCGCTGGTAAGGCTCTGCTCATCGGCAAGATCGCTCTGGTCCTGTCTGCCATCATCGGACTTAAGAAGCTGCTGTCCCAGGAGAAGCATGTCACCTATGAAGTCGTTGCCCACCCACACCACACCACCAGCCACACTTCGAGCCATGGTGATGCCTACTCGCTGGGAGGATCTTATGGAGGTGGTGAGACCGGATACGGAGGTGGCAGCTCTGGACACGGTGGTGGCTGGGGACGTTCCATCCAGGATGCCCAAGACTTGGCCTACGGCGCCCAGAAGCCTTAA